The DNA region GTCCGGGATCCAGCGGCGCTCGGCGAGTTCCAGGGCAATACTCATGAGCCAACCTCCTTGGACTTCTTGGGAAACCAGGGAACAAAGGCGTTGGTTCTGGCGATATAATCGTTGTAGCCCGGTTTTGTATGCACAATGGTCTTTTCCATCAGGGTCACACCCGTCATCTTCAACAGCACCGTGGTTATCACCAACGGACTGACCACCGTCCACCACCCGGCTGGCGTTGACAGGGCAATCAGGAAGATGCCCCACCACATGAGCGACTCGCCAAAATAGTTGGGATGTCGGGAATAGGCCCAAAGCCCCTGATCCATGACCTTGCCCTTGTTGCCGGGATCGGCCTTGAACCGATAAAGCTGCTGGTCGGCAACTGCTTCGAATATAAAACCGACGATCCATACCAACAGCCCCAGGACGTCCCAGGCGGTGAATCTGTCCGGGACAGCGCTGAGCTGTGCCCATTGCAGAGCAACCGATATGATCCATAGAAACACGGCCTGCAGAACAAACACCTTGACCAGGCTCACCAGCCAGAATCGGTCGCCGCTTTCCCGTCGCCAGGCTGCATAACGCGGATCCTCGCCATGCCCCCAGTTGCGACGGCTCAAGTGCAGGCTGAGCCGCAGGCCCCACAAACTGACCAGGAGGGTGATCAGGATCCGGCGACCCGCAAACCCATCGGCCATGCCGAAGGTCAGCCAGGCAATCAGAACAAACCCCACACCCCACAAGGAGTCCACATGGGTCACGTTCTTGTATATCAGGCTGACGACCCATCCCAAGAGCATCATGGTCAGGACCGCCAGGAAGTTGATCGTCAGCATGTCGATGGTTTCCATATTCATTCTCCTCGTGCAGCTCTTTATCATTTGAGCCCCGTATTATGTTGCCAAAGGGTCAACAACACTTTTACCGCTGGCTTTGTCCTGAATCGCTTGCCTTATTTGGGCATGCAGCAAGTTATCGATTGGGTACAACAGCGCTATGGCCAGGCCTATCAGATTCAGGATTGACGGTATCAAAGCGTAAAGTACCCTCAACATGAATTGGACGTTTTCCGTCTGCTCGGCATTGGGGACATAGCCTGCCATGCCCAGGAGGGCAAGACCGACACCGATGCCCACAGCTGCGGCCATTTTCTTGCAAATCGACCACCAGCCGATATATTGACCCTCGCGCCTTTCACCGGTCAGCAGCTCGTCATAGTCGATCACATCCGCCTGAATAGCGGACGGTATGGCCAGGGTGGCACCGAACCCGATGCCTGACAGGAAGACCAATGTGCCATATATTACCTCGTCGCCTGGGCCCAGAAAAAAAACACCTAAAAAGGCGCCGCTGTTCACCGCCATGGATGCCAACCAGGCAGCTTTTTTTCCTGTCCGACGCGACATCCAGATCCAGGCCGGCAGAAAGATGATTCCGGTTACAAAGTACTCCATCAAGAACAGATCTGCCAAATCGGATTGCAATACATACTGAACATAAAAGAGGATGAGGGTGGCCGGAAGATTGTTGCCGACAGCACTGATGGTGTAGGCCGCCAGTAGAATGACAAACGGTTTGTTTCGCATCACCTGACGGATTCCCGACCCCAGACCAAAGCTGCTGGCCTTTGGCCCGGAAGCCACCTCTTTGATGGACAACACACACCATAAGGCGGTTCCAATCAACAGGGGTGTATAAAAAACCGATATCCAGAAAAACTTGGCTCTTTCACCGGACGGATCGCTGGGAAGCCCAAACACCCATTGAATCAACGCAGGCGAACTGGCGGCTGCCAGGGTTCCGGCAATCAGAAATCCATCCCGTATACCGAACAGAGTGGTTCGCTCGTGATAGTCAAATGTGATTTCAGGGCCCAAAGACTCGTAGGGAACCGTCACAACGGTCCAAA from Deltaproteobacteria bacterium includes:
- a CDS encoding DUF1295 domain-containing protein; the encoded protein is METIDMLTINFLAVLTMMLLGWVVSLIYKNVTHVDSLWGVGFVLIAWLTFGMADGFAGRRILITLLVSLWGLRLSLHLSRRNWGHGEDPRYAAWRRESGDRFWLVSLVKVFVLQAVFLWIISVALQWAQLSAVPDRFTAWDVLGLLVWIVGFIFEAVADQQLYRFKADPGNKGKVMDQGLWAYSRHPNYFGESLMWWGIFLIALSTPAGWWTVVSPLVITTVLLKMTGVTLMEKTIVHTKPGYNDYIARTNAFVPWFPKKSKEVGS
- a CDS encoding MFS transporter; the encoded protein is MMDKGPPTSVSMGKKIAYAAPAYALAVIGIPVYVYIPKFYTDVVGINVALLGYILFSVRIFDAVTDPLIGYLSDRTKTRFGRRRPYIALGSFFIAAAMFLLFNPPQASPFFETIWFGVFIYALFLFWTVVTVPYESLGPEITFDYHERTTLFGIRDGFLIAGTLAAASSPALIQWVFGLPSDPSGERAKFFWISVFYTPLLIGTALWCVLSIKEVASGPKASSFGLGSGIRQVMRNKPFVILLAAYTISAVGNNLPATLILFYVQYVLQSDLADLFLMEYFVTGIIFLPAWIWMSRRTGKKAAWLASMAVNSGAFLGVFFLGPGDEVIYGTLVFLSGIGFGATLAIPSAIQADVIDYDELLTGERREGQYIGWWSICKKMAAAVGIGVGLALLGMAGYVPNAEQTENVQFMLRVLYALIPSILNLIGLAIALLYPIDNLLHAQIRQAIQDKASGKSVVDPLAT